Proteins from a single region of Fodinibius sp. Rm-B-1B1-1:
- a CDS encoding tetratricopeptide repeat protein: MRILYVVPVLFCCFFLMGVAGSQAKISADSTSYEHRLEEGIDAFYKSKWVKAQRIFDALKQQQPTDSRAYFFDSMIPFWKYYFGEKSSEAAEEFMQRSQKAIEVSTQQLNENSSDTTMVLMLSGLYGYQSLVLATEENYRAALQGGMTGFKYTRQLLSINDDNPKALIGKGIFYYMIGSVPNGLKWVTNMVGISADMQEGLEVLEQAANSDSYISNDAKMILAYLYEREEKYDRSLTHLEELCERYPENIIFQYNRARLLEKNNQPTLARKKYQQIVKMNTQVLEILQQKSKARLHNL; this comes from the coding sequence ATGAGGATACTTTATGTTGTTCCCGTTCTCTTTTGTTGTTTCTTTTTGATGGGAGTTGCTGGCAGTCAGGCAAAAATTTCTGCAGATTCCACTTCTTATGAGCATCGATTGGAAGAGGGGATTGATGCTTTTTACAAGTCGAAATGGGTCAAAGCCCAGCGTATTTTTGATGCGTTGAAGCAACAACAGCCAACGGATTCAAGAGCCTATTTCTTTGACTCAATGATTCCATTTTGGAAATACTATTTTGGCGAAAAATCGTCTGAGGCTGCCGAGGAATTTATGCAGCGTTCACAAAAGGCGATTGAAGTGAGTACTCAGCAGCTCAATGAAAACTCCTCAGACACAACCATGGTTTTAATGCTTAGTGGATTGTATGGTTATCAGAGTTTGGTATTAGCAACAGAAGAAAATTATCGGGCAGCGCTTCAAGGGGGGATGACTGGATTTAAATACACCCGGCAGTTACTGTCTATCAATGATGATAATCCCAAAGCTTTAATTGGGAAAGGGATTTTTTATTATATGATAGGCAGTGTTCCCAATGGGTTAAAGTGGGTGACAAATATGGTGGGGATATCGGCCGATATGCAAGAGGGATTGGAGGTTTTGGAACAAGCGGCAAACTCTGACAGTTATATAAGTAATGATGCCAAGATGATTTTGGCCTATCTATACGAGCGGGAAGAGAAGTATGATCGGTCACTGACTCATTTGGAAGAGTTGTGTGAGCGTTATCCTGAAAATATAATTTTTCAATATAACCGAGCCCGGCTGTTAGAAAAAAATAATCAGCCTACGTTAGCCCGCAAAAAGTACCAACAAATTGTGAAAATGAACACGCAAGTATTAGAAATTCTTCAACAAAAAAGTAAGGCGCGTCTTCACAATTTATAA
- a CDS encoding dicarboxylate/amino acid:cation symporter produces the protein MKKVWYKQLHWQIIIGLVLGLIWGLVASIGGFTDFTTDYVQPIGTIFINLLKLIAVPLVLASLVVGVTSLNDVAKLSRMGGKTIGIYIVTTILAITIGLTVVNIVQPGDFLPPETQEQLMSGYQNNIEGSAESAQEVLDRSPMTFFVDIVPENFFAAASDNGNMLQVVFVAILLGIGLIQIPAEKSKSLVNFFDSLNEVIIKIVDLVMKIAPYGVFALMAGVIVDLAGDDIRQALDLLGALAWYTVVVVLGLFLHLMIVYSGLFKIFSNMKLRDFFKAIRPAMLLGFSTSSSAATLPVTMERVEKNVGVDEEVASFVLPIGATINMDGTSLYQAVAAVFIAQALGLELGIAQQLTIVLTATLASIGSAGVPGAGIIMLVIVLQAIQVPVEGIALILGVDRILDMCRTAVNITGDAAVAVAVAHTEGLLGEMHFDDE, from the coding sequence ATGAAGAAAGTATGGTATAAACAACTACATTGGCAGATTATCATTGGACTTGTATTAGGGTTAATATGGGGATTGGTAGCCAGTATAGGTGGCTTTACAGATTTTACAACAGATTACGTGCAACCAATCGGAACGATCTTTATAAATCTGTTGAAATTGATAGCAGTGCCACTGGTATTAGCCTCATTGGTTGTGGGTGTTACAAGTCTGAATGATGTTGCCAAACTTTCCCGAATGGGAGGTAAGACCATCGGTATCTATATAGTGACTACTATATTAGCTATCACTATCGGTCTTACGGTAGTAAATATTGTTCAGCCCGGTGACTTTTTACCACCAGAAACGCAAGAACAGTTAATGTCGGGTTATCAGAATAATATTGAAGGTTCTGCCGAATCGGCTCAGGAAGTCTTGGACCGGAGCCCCATGACGTTTTTTGTCGATATCGTACCCGAAAACTTTTTTGCAGCAGCCTCGGATAATGGAAATATGTTGCAGGTTGTTTTTGTAGCAATCCTGCTCGGTATTGGATTGATACAGATTCCAGCCGAGAAAAGTAAGTCACTTGTTAACTTTTTTGATTCTCTTAACGAGGTCATCATTAAGATTGTCGATTTGGTGATGAAAATTGCCCCGTATGGTGTCTTTGCTCTAATGGCAGGGGTTATTGTCGATTTGGCGGGTGACGACATCAGGCAAGCCTTAGACTTGCTGGGAGCACTGGCATGGTATACGGTTGTGGTGGTTTTAGGACTATTCCTTCATTTAATGATTGTTTATTCCGGGTTGTTTAAAATATTCAGCAATATGAAATTGCGCGACTTTTTTAAAGCTATTCGTCCGGCGATGTTATTAGGATTCAGTACGAGTTCAAGTGCGGCTACATTACCTGTTACGATGGAACGCGTCGAAAAAAATGTAGGCGTCGATGAAGAGGTGGCGAGTTTTGTACTACCTATTGGTGCAACCATCAATATGGATGGAACCAGCCTGTACCAAGCCGTTGCGGCCGTGTTTATTGCTCAGGCGTTGGGCCTTGAACTGGGAATTGCTCAGCAGCTAACGATTGTACTTACCGCGACTCTTGCTTCCATTGGGTCAGCAGGGGTTCCCGGAGCTGGCATTATTATGCTGGTCATTGTGTTACAAGCTATTCAAGTGCCGGTCGAAGGTATTGCACTTATTTTAGGTGTTGACCGTATTTTGGATATGTGCCGAACGGCAGTGAATATTACCGGCGATGCAGCTGTTGCTGTAGCGGTAGCTCATACCGAGGGATTATTAGGAGAAATGCATTTTGATGATGAATAA
- a CDS encoding DUF92 domain-containing protein → MDRKLNALLLFVGVVIFIVSADPTQQWNILVGIVLASIFSFGAFVFKGLSLDGMFSAIVVGIFAFGLGGWKLAVVLVLFFVSSVAISDRPTWGKNNIPEYSRRDGLQVWANSFWMVVFLICSTIFKAPIFLIGAIAAIATATSDTWATELGSKDRDNTYLITTFEHVAPGTDGAISVKGTGAALFAAVMISTVSVYVFSLHLSVFIIILITAFLGCFIDSYLGAIFQQNKRIVTVPATKVELKVSNNLVNTISTGLGGLLAIIFKLFFA, encoded by the coding sequence ATGGATCGTAAGCTCAATGCGTTACTACTTTTTGTAGGAGTCGTCATATTTATTGTTTCTGCTGATCCTACCCAGCAGTGGAATATTTTGGTCGGAATTGTATTGGCGTCTATTTTTTCTTTTGGAGCTTTTGTCTTTAAAGGACTTTCGCTCGATGGCATGTTTTCAGCAATTGTGGTAGGTATTTTCGCTTTTGGTCTTGGAGGATGGAAACTGGCCGTTGTGTTAGTGCTATTTTTTGTGAGTAGCGTCGCCATTTCTGATCGTCCAACATGGGGTAAAAATAATATTCCCGAGTACTCACGAAGAGATGGATTGCAGGTTTGGGCAAATAGTTTTTGGATGGTTGTTTTTTTGATATGTTCTACCATCTTTAAGGCCCCAATTTTTTTGATAGGAGCTATAGCTGCAATTGCAACGGCTACTTCAGATACTTGGGCTACTGAACTGGGTAGTAAAGATCGTGATAATACATATTTAATTACTACTTTTGAACACGTAGCCCCGGGCACTGATGGTGCAATAAGTGTTAAGGGTACGGGAGCAGCGCTATTTGCTGCAGTAATGATTTCTACCGTTAGCGTTTACGTTTTTTCACTTCATTTGTCTGTTTTTATCATCATTTTGATAACAGCCTTTTTGGGATGTTTTATCGATTCTTATTTAGGAGCAATTTTTCAACAGAACAAACGCATAGTAACTGTTCCAGCCACAAAGGTAGAGCTTAAAGTTTCTAATAATTTAGTGAATACTATTTCTACCGGTTTGGGTGGGTTACTGGCAATAATTTTTAAACTGTTTTTTGCATGA
- a CDS encoding Maf family protein, translating into MKTIVLASGSPRRKTLLNKIDLTFTVTPSEVDEHYNPQWSPAEIVRTLAQRKAEDIAPKYNHGLIIGADTIVAFNDSILEKPSSSSDAKTMLQKLSGKTHEVLTGVTLIKTDNDNNIISQTTFVEKTEVIFGDLDPKLVNAYVATGSPMDKAGAYGIQDPHGALFVKEIRGDYYNVVGFPLHRFYNTMKSFAPDFLAHQ; encoded by the coding sequence TTGAAGACTATCGTTCTTGCTTCTGGAAGTCCGCGACGAAAAACTCTGCTCAACAAAATTGACCTTACTTTTACAGTTACCCCCAGTGAGGTTGATGAACATTACAATCCACAATGGTCACCGGCAGAAATTGTCCGTACGCTTGCACAACGAAAAGCTGAAGATATAGCTCCCAAATATAACCATGGTCTTATTATTGGCGCTGATACTATTGTAGCATTTAATGATTCCATTTTGGAGAAACCTTCCTCCTCTTCTGATGCTAAAACCATGCTACAAAAACTGAGCGGAAAAACACATGAGGTGCTAACTGGCGTAACCCTTATAAAAACAGATAACGATAATAACATTATTAGCCAGACAACGTTTGTTGAGAAAACAGAAGTTATCTTTGGAGATCTCGATCCCAAACTTGTAAATGCATATGTAGCAACAGGAAGTCCCATGGATAAAGCCGGCGCTTATGGCATTCAGGATCCACATGGTGCACTCTTTGTAAAAGAAATACGGGGCGACTATTACAATGTAGTGGGATTTCCGCTCCACAGATTTTATAATACAATGAAATCTTTTGCTCCTGATTTTTTGGCGCATCAATAA
- a CDS encoding tetratricopeptide repeat protein produces MNKSCTPLLLILTIPLLMLCSLPLQAQQSNTYFEADRLLRAQKYEEAAQKFEQLYQNEPYRYLYLNKLTESLINLKEYDKAIAITQEAIDANEQRIQAKIRLGELYHISGDNKQALIIWDEILSQKEGDQQAYLNVARTATERKEYQKAIEIYQQLKTSFSNSTLIASELGETYMQAGNYEQALKEFLNLVQTNPDRLGFVQRQLIRARDDYIYDIAILEISDFLEDLSADHPSYQNLQQLEIWLLVERKLYKRAVATAKNAEAQSPNLTYTLYNLGSKLLAAEEFKLAEQAYSYYVDNNVASLADRSKEELGKVYIQWAQYLADHNLDLSSQKDQLYQKALETLEDLQKNSSTYHRLDQVLLMLSDLALDVFHDPEKAQYYLEQLKENSPDNKHTAQEAHIRGRLYLYNQEYTQARISFSKSNNQERIGDLAQKNRYYLALTDFFAGDYEFAKIQLNALERQTTSYYANDAVKLRIWIQKGLQADSSGAQLQPFANFMEHLSHGKHQQGITTIKKLLSNQPTNPMIGYALLELDHSKNDQNAHFVYRAVSSYLKQQGNYSPIKERLMWVKAQLADQIITNDDIASVDLDTSVSDSSQKKNFPIPQTTEQLIELYEELLLQYPNGFYATYVRNRIQELEEIQV; encoded by the coding sequence ATGAACAAAAGTTGCACCCCCCTATTGCTTATCCTTACAATACCTTTGCTGATGCTCTGCTCCCTGCCTCTCCAGGCCCAGCAAAGTAACACCTATTTTGAGGCTGATCGGCTGTTAAGAGCCCAAAAGTATGAAGAAGCTGCCCAAAAGTTTGAGCAACTCTATCAAAATGAACCATACCGATATTTATATCTCAACAAGCTTACCGAAAGTTTAATAAACCTTAAGGAATACGACAAAGCTATTGCCATAACCCAAGAAGCTATTGATGCAAATGAACAACGCATCCAGGCGAAGATTCGACTTGGAGAACTATATCATATCAGCGGCGACAACAAACAAGCACTTATCATTTGGGATGAAATTCTTTCGCAAAAAGAGGGAGATCAACAGGCATATCTGAACGTCGCCAGAACAGCAACAGAGCGAAAAGAATACCAAAAAGCTATTGAGATTTATCAACAGTTAAAAACCTCCTTTAGCAACTCTACTCTAATCGCATCCGAACTCGGTGAAACCTATATGCAGGCTGGCAATTATGAGCAAGCCCTAAAAGAATTTTTAAATCTTGTTCAAACTAATCCCGACCGACTCGGCTTCGTCCAGCGGCAACTAATAAGAGCCCGGGATGATTATATTTATGACATAGCTATTTTAGAAATCTCGGATTTTCTTGAAGATCTTTCTGCTGATCACCCAAGCTATCAAAACCTGCAACAGCTCGAAATTTGGTTACTCGTAGAACGCAAGTTATATAAACGTGCTGTTGCTACAGCCAAAAATGCTGAAGCCCAATCTCCAAATCTTACTTATACGCTGTATAATTTGGGATCTAAACTACTGGCTGCTGAAGAGTTTAAGCTGGCTGAGCAAGCCTACTCCTATTATGTCGATAACAACGTGGCCTCTTTAGCCGATCGCAGTAAAGAAGAATTGGGCAAGGTTTACATCCAATGGGCACAATATTTGGCAGACCATAATCTCGACTTGTCCTCCCAAAAAGATCAGCTCTACCAAAAAGCGTTAGAGACTCTTGAGGATCTACAGAAAAATTCTTCAACCTATCATCGCCTTGATCAAGTTCTGCTAATGTTAAGTGATTTGGCCTTGGATGTTTTTCATGATCCCGAAAAAGCTCAATATTACCTGGAGCAGCTCAAAGAAAATTCGCCTGATAATAAACATACTGCCCAAGAGGCTCACATTCGGGGACGCCTGTACCTTTATAATCAAGAATATACTCAGGCCCGTATCTCATTTTCAAAAAGCAATAATCAAGAACGCATTGGAGATCTGGCTCAAAAAAATCGTTATTACCTGGCCTTAACTGACTTTTTTGCCGGAGATTACGAATTTGCTAAAATACAGCTTAATGCCCTTGAGCGACAAACTACCTCTTACTATGCCAACGATGCGGTAAAACTACGAATTTGGATTCAAAAAGGATTACAGGCTGACAGTTCAGGTGCTCAGCTGCAACCTTTTGCTAATTTTATGGAACATCTTTCTCACGGCAAACACCAACAAGGAATTACTACAATAAAAAAGCTATTAAGTAATCAGCCAACCAATCCAATGATTGGATATGCCCTGCTTGAGTTAGACCATTCAAAAAATGATCAGAACGCACATTTCGTCTACCGCGCTGTTTCGTCGTATTTAAAGCAACAAGGTAACTATTCGCCCATTAAAGAACGGCTAATGTGGGTTAAAGCCCAACTGGCTGATCAAATTATAACGAACGATGATATTGCTTCTGTTGATTTAGATACCTCAGTATCTGATAGCTCGCAAAAAAAGAACTTTCCGATTCCCCAAACTACTGAACAGTTAATTGAATTATACGAAGAGTTATTGCTTCAATATCCCAATGGATTTTATGCCACCTATGTCCGCAACCGCATTCAAGAACTCGAAGAAATACAGGTTTAA
- a CDS encoding asparagine synthetase B, protein MRFRNLLLPLLITFVLCTSIQAQDKLFIPMDASQSNHLKAYGIIFNNLQDGNSSQWLLNYRGGSFMTNYSENLLKKTRLKNVKAEVISNAEAAKLISEVEQPDANTSVIQLDKAPKIAVYTPKQALPWDDAVTLALTYAGVEFDKVWDPEVLNGKLSEYDWLHLHHEDFTGQYGKFWVSSRNQPWYIKQVREMEAMAQELGYNKVSNEKKAIAAEIKEYVGNGGFLFAMCSGTDTFDIALASQGVDIVPSQFDGDPMDPNAQQKLDFENTLAFTDFVLSTDPSEYEHADIDVPVQIDEVDKTIDFFTLFEFSAKWDPVPTMLTQNHVSSIRGFYGQTTAFQKDKIKESVVVLGESPGRGMVKYIHGNYGQGTFTFYAGHDPEDYTHRVNDPPTDLSLHTSSPGYRLILNNILFPAAKKKKRKT, encoded by the coding sequence ATGAGATTCCGAAATCTCTTACTTCCACTACTTATTACGTTTGTACTGTGTACATCCATACAGGCACAGGATAAACTTTTTATCCCCATGGATGCCTCACAGAGTAATCATCTTAAAGCCTACGGCATCATCTTTAACAATCTGCAGGATGGAAATTCTTCGCAGTGGCTACTCAATTACCGTGGGGGTAGCTTTATGACCAACTACTCGGAAAACCTGCTCAAAAAAACCCGACTAAAAAATGTTAAAGCAGAAGTTATTTCCAATGCTGAAGCCGCAAAACTAATTAGTGAAGTTGAACAGCCCGATGCCAACACCTCTGTTATTCAACTTGACAAAGCACCCAAGATCGCAGTTTATACTCCCAAACAAGCACTTCCCTGGGATGATGCTGTAACGCTGGCCCTTACGTATGCCGGAGTGGAATTCGACAAGGTGTGGGACCCGGAAGTGCTTAATGGTAAACTCTCGGAGTACGACTGGTTACATCTACATCACGAAGATTTTACTGGTCAGTATGGCAAGTTCTGGGTTTCATCACGCAACCAGCCTTGGTATATAAAACAGGTTCGAGAAATGGAAGCCATGGCCCAAGAGTTGGGGTATAACAAGGTAAGCAATGAGAAAAAAGCAATAGCTGCTGAAATCAAAGAATATGTCGGTAATGGGGGATTTCTTTTTGCTATGTGCTCCGGCACCGATACTTTTGATATTGCTCTTGCATCTCAGGGAGTCGACATCGTACCGTCACAATTTGACGGTGATCCTATGGATCCCAATGCACAACAAAAGTTAGACTTCGAAAACACTCTGGCATTTACTGATTTTGTACTCAGTACTGATCCCTCCGAATATGAGCACGCTGATATTGATGTCCCTGTACAAATTGATGAAGTAGATAAAACGATTGACTTTTTTACACTCTTTGAATTTTCCGCCAAGTGGGACCCCGTCCCAACCATGCTTACACAAAATCATGTAAGTAGTATCCGCGGATTCTATGGACAAACAACAGCGTTCCAAAAAGATAAAATCAAAGAATCGGTTGTCGTGTTAGGCGAAAGTCCCGGCCGTGGTATGGTGAAATATATCCATGGCAATTATGGGCAGGGCACCTTTACCTTTTATGCTGGTCACGATCCCGAGGATTACACACATCGCGTCAATGACCCTCCTACCGATTTAAGCTTACACACCAGCAGTCCGGGATATCGATTGATTCTCAATAATATTCTCTTTCCCGCTGCTAAAAAGAAAAAACGTAAAACCTGA
- the mazG gene encoding nucleoside triphosphate pyrophosphohydrolase: protein MAEDRKPTRNFEDLVKIVKILRNECPWDRKQTHQSIKDNLIEEAYEAVEAIDEEDFEELEKELGDVLLHVVFHSRMAEQTNTFSIENVIYSIQEKLIRRHPHVFGDEVAVDEDQVAENWENIKMDEGKESVLDGIPKQLPALIRAQRMQEKAANVGFDWPESSQVWEKLEEELQEFKEVLAEENHQKSREEFGDLLFSLVNIGRFFDLNAEDSLRATNKKFINRFQYIEQTLQDEDKSISESSLEEMDKHWNDAKKLNEG, encoded by the coding sequence ATGGCAGAAGACAGAAAACCGACCAGAAATTTTGAAGATCTTGTTAAAATCGTAAAAATTCTCCGTAACGAATGCCCATGGGATCGTAAACAGACCCACCAGAGTATCAAAGATAATCTCATTGAAGAAGCTTATGAGGCTGTTGAAGCTATTGACGAAGAGGATTTTGAGGAACTGGAGAAAGAATTAGGAGACGTTTTGCTCCATGTCGTTTTTCACAGCAGGATGGCCGAGCAAACCAATACGTTTTCGATTGAGAACGTAATCTATTCGATTCAAGAAAAACTAATACGTCGCCACCCGCATGTTTTTGGGGATGAGGTTGCTGTAGATGAAGACCAAGTTGCTGAAAACTGGGAAAATATTAAAATGGATGAAGGCAAAGAATCAGTATTAGATGGCATCCCCAAACAACTTCCCGCCCTCATTCGTGCCCAACGGATGCAGGAAAAAGCTGCTAATGTAGGCTTCGACTGGCCAGAATCTTCACAGGTTTGGGAAAAACTGGAGGAAGAATTGCAGGAATTCAAAGAGGTTCTTGCAGAAGAAAACCATCAAAAAAGCCGCGAAGAGTTTGGGGACTTGTTGTTTTCACTCGTCAACATAGGGCGCTTTTTTGATCTTAATGCTGAGGATAGTCTGCGTGCAACAAACAAGAAATTTATCAACCGTTTCCAATATATTGAACAAACGCTACAAGATGAGGATAAATCTATCTCAGAGTCTTCGCTTGAAGAAATGGACAAACACTGGAATGATGCTAAAAAGCTAAACGAAGGGTAG
- a CDS encoding citrate synthase, translating into MAESTNTEIDLSQYPHINKGLAGIVAFSSTKSFIDGEKGELIYAGYDIDTLAENASFEEVCFLLWNDRLPNQEELDELNTKLQNKRELPEPVLNYLQNTSKNAEPMAVLRTAVSMLGDFHKVQTNDEKEFRLNQAISITAKIPTIIAAYDRARNGKEVISPLREKSTAYNFLYMLNGEEPGEQAEKTMDLCLILHAEHGMNASTFTNRAICSTESDMYSSVTGAIGALKGPLHGGANQQVMNMLLDIEEKDADPVDYVHGRLERKEKIMGFGHRVYKTMDPRARILRSMSEKLSEETGHENLYEWSEAILKTMKDEKNIDPNVDFFSATVYYSMGIKPDLYTCIFAMSRVSGWTGHYIEQAENNRLVRPRALYIGEKNKEWVSVENR; encoded by the coding sequence ATGGCTGAGAGCACAAATACAGAAATTGATTTAAGTCAGTATCCGCACATTAATAAAGGTCTTGCAGGTATTGTTGCCTTTAGCAGTACCAAAAGTTTTATCGATGGAGAAAAAGGAGAACTTATTTATGCCGGATACGATATTGATACGTTGGCTGAGAATGCAAGCTTTGAAGAGGTTTGCTTTCTTTTATGGAATGACCGCCTTCCCAACCAGGAAGAATTAGACGAGCTTAACACCAAGCTGCAAAATAAGCGTGAACTGCCCGAACCGGTTTTGAATTATCTGCAAAATACTTCGAAAAATGCAGAACCGATGGCTGTATTGCGAACGGCTGTTTCTATGCTTGGCGACTTCCATAAAGTACAAACAAACGACGAAAAAGAATTCCGTCTTAACCAGGCTATTTCCATTACTGCAAAAATTCCTACTATTATTGCAGCTTACGATCGGGCAAGAAATGGAAAAGAGGTTATCTCGCCACTTCGTGAGAAAAGCACAGCTTACAATTTCCTTTATATGCTCAACGGCGAAGAGCCCGGAGAACAGGCCGAAAAAACAATGGACCTCTGCTTGATCCTCCACGCCGAGCACGGTATGAATGCTTCGACGTTTACAAACCGTGCTATCTGCTCAACAGAGTCTGATATGTATTCTTCAGTGACAGGTGCTATCGGCGCTCTTAAAGGGCCTCTACACGGTGGTGCTAACCAGCAGGTTATGAATATGCTGTTAGATATTGAAGAAAAAGATGCCGATCCGGTTGATTATGTACACGGTCGACTGGAGCGCAAGGAAAAAATCATGGGCTTTGGTCATCGCGTATACAAAACGATGGATCCACGTGCTCGTATTCTGCGAAGCATGTCTGAAAAACTTTCTGAAGAAACCGGTCACGAAAATCTTTATGAATGGTCAGAGGCTATCCTCAAAACAATGAAGGATGAGAAAAATATTGACCCTAACGTTGATTTCTTCTCTGCTACTGTTTACTACTCGATGGGAATCAAACCTGACCTTTATACCTGTATTTTCGCTATGAGTCGCGTTTCTGGCTGGACGGGCCATTATATTGAGCAAGCCGAAAACAACCGCCTTGTTCGACCCCGTGCCCTGTATATTGGTGAAAAGAACAAAGAATGGGTTTCCGTTGAAAACCGATAA
- a CDS encoding GH3 family domain-containing protein, giving the protein MTIREIQQQQLFRLLHTAQDTEFGQQYDFKSIDTLEEFTGRIPISFYEDIKSRIESLKQGKENIFWPGKVNKYAVSAGTSGEGKHLPLTDARLDADRSFMRKVVLNYLKQHPNIFDLWGKHISIPGTLEKKDRYQIGEISAYTAQQAPWWLTPFQLIDPTKLSQLPFDEKVNQTVTKAINSDIRVITAVPSWILTMFKEVLNKTGASNIREVWPNLTLLVCGGVKLANYKPHLEKLLDKPDVSFIETYGASEGYFSFTDKLAKKDMKLVADNGIFYEFVPNPLPDQDSMAVQETVPLWDVKPNTPYAMLVTTNSGLWRYALNDIVEFTQTDPPRIKVMGRVSEMLDDYGEALYAYEAEEALHNVSEEMNFEVGNFTIGAILEDDASAPKHIWFIRTETPLHRDTLNTLSQKIDQELRKINRHYAIRRESSALTQPDIHTISQQQINNWLASKGKDKAQGKLPAILRNKQDITFFQ; this is encoded by the coding sequence TTGACTATCCGAGAAATTCAACAGCAACAACTTTTCCGTTTACTACATACAGCCCAAGACACTGAATTTGGTCAACAATATGATTTTAAGTCTATTGATACCCTTGAAGAGTTTACCGGCCGTATCCCTATCTCTTTTTACGAAGATATTAAATCCCGGATTGAGTCTCTTAAACAAGGAAAAGAAAATATTTTTTGGCCTGGCAAGGTCAACAAATATGCCGTATCGGCGGGCACCTCTGGAGAAGGCAAACATCTGCCCTTGACTGATGCAAGACTTGATGCTGATCGCTCCTTCATGCGAAAGGTCGTATTAAACTACCTCAAGCAGCATCCCAATATCTTTGATCTGTGGGGGAAACATATCAGCATTCCCGGCACGCTCGAAAAGAAAGATCGCTATCAAATCGGGGAGATAAGTGCTTATACCGCTCAGCAAGCGCCATGGTGGCTGACCCCATTCCAGCTGATTGATCCTACCAAACTCAGCCAGCTTCCGTTTGATGAAAAAGTTAACCAAACAGTAACCAAGGCAATAAACAGTGATATTCGGGTCATCACCGCCGTACCCAGCTGGATATTAACCATGTTTAAAGAAGTGCTCAATAAAACGGGAGCATCAAATATTCGGGAAGTTTGGCCTAATCTGACACTGCTGGTCTGCGGCGGCGTAAAGCTGGCAAACTATAAACCTCATCTGGAAAAATTGCTCGATAAACCGGATGTCAGTTTCATCGAAACCTACGGGGCTTCGGAAGGATATTTTTCATTTACTGATAAGCTTGCCAAAAAAGACATGAAGCTGGTGGCTGACAACGGCATCTTTTATGAATTTGTGCCCAACCCCCTCCCCGATCAAGATTCAATGGCTGTACAAGAAACAGTTCCGCTTTGGGATGTAAAACCAAATACGCCCTATGCTATGTTGGTTACTACTAATTCTGGTTTGTGGCGTTACGCACTCAACGACATTGTGGAGTTTACCCAGACCGATCCCCCGCGAATTAAAGTTATGGGACGTGTAAGCGAAATGTTGGATGATTACGGGGAAGCACTTTATGCCTACGAAGCAGAAGAAGCCCTTCATAATGTCTCAGAAGAAATGAATTTTGAAGTCGGTAACTTTACGATTGGAGCTATTCTTGAGGATGATGCCTCTGCTCCCAAACATATTTGGTTCATTCGTACCGAAACTCCACTGCATCGAGATACCCTGAACACCCTCTCCCAAAAAATTGACCAAGAACTCCGTAAAATTAATCGACATTATGCCATCCGACGAGAAAGTAGCGCGCTAACCCAACCTGATATTCATACTATTTCGCAACAACAAATAAACAACTGGTTAGCCAGTAAAGGGAAAGATAAAGCTCAGGGTAAACTGCCCGCTATTCTACGGAATAAGCAAGACATCACTTTTTTTCAATAA